In Meleagris gallopavo isolate NT-WF06-2002-E0010 breed Aviagen turkey brand Nicholas breeding stock chromosome 2, Turkey_5.1, whole genome shotgun sequence, the following are encoded in one genomic region:
- the VIT gene encoding vitrin produces the protein MQPDVLMFSFSVFLIDPDFASVTMKASVIAIFFGVLLTCTYAAKEATKKTKKAKLYIPQIDCDVKAGKIINPEFIAKCPPGCQDVKYRVYGTDIYASFSSVCSAAIHSGAIDNTGGKILVQKVAGHAGYRGSFSNGVRSLSLPRWRESFLVSEGKPRKGVTYPSTLEFSSSKSTAVKPEPKKPEQDLKVPKSAATSDTSGKASEQGDTVHKVYQTSPEPMPTTQMAATTPTPTTTTTDPFSTTPKPTTPATTRITTDSAVAKPRPGLHRVRDTGSSSVHPAYSSVAAAASRQVQTSQGRGLNTGFRATSTSASNRNILRPNAGIQRQEPVATFRRPAGSPAHLAVETDLWKPGLSFFDTGFASKEELNLKPLEATSQGNPSCKVDLSFLMDGSWSIGKRRFQLQKQFLINVAHALGINNAGPLMGIVQYGDDPSTEFNLKTYTSPKDLRNAIEKIPQKGGLSNVGKALSFVNKNFFSDANGNRGGAPNVVVVMVDGWPTDRVEEASRLARESGINIFFVTIEAAAQNEKQNVIEPNFVDKAVCRTNGFYSIMVPSWFSLHKVVQPLVKRVCDIDRLVCSKTCLNSADIGFVIDGSSSVGTGNFRTVLQFVANISKEFEISDTDTRIGAIQYTYEQRLEFSFDKYSTKQDVLSAIKRINYWSGGTSTGAAISYASEQLFTKSKPNKRKIMILITDGRSYDDVRMPALTAHQNGVIAYSIGVAWAAEDELEAIATDPDKEHSFFVDEFDNLYQFVNPLIQNICTEFNSQPRN, from the exons ATGCAACCTGATGTactcatgttttccttttcagtgttcCTTATTGATCCAGACTTTGCTTCAGTCACTATGAAGGCCTCAGTCATTGCAATCTTCTTTG GTGTACTTCTTACATGTACATATGCAGCTAAGGAAGCCACAAAGAAGACCAAGAAGGCTAAGCTAT ACATACCTCAGATTGACTGCGATGTCAAGGCTGGGAAGATAATAAATCCAGAATTCATTGCAAAATGCCCTCCAGGATGTCAAGATGTAAAATACCGTGTTTATGGCACAGACATTTATGCTTCTTTTTCCagtgtgtgcagtgctgcaatTCACAG TGGTGCAATAGACAACACAGGTGGGAAGATCCTTGTTCAGAAGGTGGCCGGCCATGCTGGGTACCGGGGGAGCTTCTCCAACGGAGTTCGGTCACTGTCATTGCCACGCTGGAGGGAGTCCTTCCTTGTCTCAG agGGCAAGCCAAGAAAAGGTGTGACATATCCATCAACTCTTGAATTCTCTTCCTCAAAGAGCACAGCTGTTAAACCTG aGCCTAAGAAGCCAGAGCAAGACCTAAAAGTTCCAAAGAGTGCAGCCACATCTGATACATCGGGGAAAGCCTCGGAACAAG GGGACACAGTCCACAAGGTGTATCAGACATCACCGGAACCAATGCCAACCACACAAATGGCAGCCACAACACCAACCCCAACGACCACAACCACAGATCCTTTCAGCACAACACCAAAGCCAACCACACCTGCAACAACAAGAATCACAACAGACTCAGCTGTAGCCAAGCCTCGACCTGGATTGCACAGGGTCAGGGATACAG GTTCTAGCAGTGTCCACCCTGCATATTCCTCcgtggcagcagcagcatcaa GACAAGTTCAGACTTCACAAGGAAGAGGACTGAATACAG GATTCAGGGCCACTTCCACATCTGCAAGTAACAGGAATATTTTGCGACCCAATGCAG GTATACAGCGCCAAGAGCCTGTTGCCACCTTCCGCAGGCCTGCCGGGTCTCCAGCCCATCTGG CAGTGGAAACAGACTTGTGGAAACCTGGACTGAGCTTTTTTGACACAg GTTTTGCTTCAAAGGAGGAACTGAACCTGAAGCCACTGGAGGCAACTTCCCAGGGGAACCCAA GCTGCAAGGTAGACTTGTCCTTCTTGATGGATGGGAGCTGGAGCATCGGTAAACGCCGCTTCCAGCTCCAAAAGCAGTTCCTCATTAATGTGGCTCATGCCCTCGGCATCAACAACGCTGGACCTCTGATGGGCATCGTGCAGTACGG TGATGACCCTTCCACAGAATTTAACCTGAAAACATACACCAGCCCCAAGGATCTAAGAAACGCCATTGAGAAAATCCCTCAGAAAGGTGGACTTTCCAATGTTG GAAAGGCACTTTCATTTGTCAACAAAAACTTCTTCTCGGATGCTAATGGAAACAGAGGTGGAGCGCCCAATGTGGTGGTGGTAATGGTGGATGGGTGGCCAACCGACAGGGTGGAGGAGGCCTCCAGGCTGGCCAGGGAATCAGGCatcaacattttctttgtcaCTATTGAAGCAGCTGCTCAAAATGAGAAGCAAAATGTTATTGAGCCAAACTTTGTGGACAAG GCAGTGTGCAGAACAAATGGCTTCTACTCCATCATGGTGCCCAGCTGGTTCAGCCTCCACAAGGTCGTCCAGCCCTTGGTGAAGCGGGTCTGTGATATCGACCGGCTGGTTTGCAGCAAGACATGTCTTAATTCAGCTGACATCGGTTTTGTGATCGATGGCTCCAGCAGCGTTGGCACCGGCAACTTCCGCACAGTCCTCCAGTTTGTAGCCAACATCAGCAAGGAGTTTGAGATTTCAGACACGGACACCCGTATTGGAGCCATTCAGTACACGTATGAGCAACGACTTGAGTTCAGCTTCGATAAGTACAGCACAAAGCAGGATGTGCTGAGTGCTATCAAAAGGATCAACTACTGGAGTGGTGGAACAAGCACAGGGGCAGCCATCAGCTACGCCTCCGAGCAGCTCTTCACCAAATCCAAACCCAACAAGAGGAAGATCATGATTCTCATTACGGATGGCAGGTCTTACGATGATGTCCGAATGCCAGCCCTTACAGCTCACCAAAACG GAGTTATAGCTTACTCTATTGGAGTTGCTTGGGCTGCCGAAGATGAACTGGAAGCCATTGCAACAGATCCAGATAAGGAGCACTCCTTCTTTGTGGATGAATTTGACAACCTCTACCAATTTGTTAATCCACTCATCCAAAACATTTGCACAGAGTTTAACTCACAGCCACGGAACTGA